In Nitrospirota bacterium, the DNA window TGATTAGAGATTCAAACCTTTCCCTTGCTTCCTTTGTCTTGCCCTTTTTATAAGTATCATAGGCTTCCAGATAAAGGTCTTTTGGTTCTTTTTTTGCTGTCTTCTGCTCTTTTGCCTCCTGAGTCTTTTTGGCAGCCACCTCTTTTCTTTCCTTTTCAGCGGCTTCGAGCACTGTAAGTCTTTCCTTTAATTCCTTGACCTTTGTTTCCAGATCCTTTAACTGTGCAATAATTACATCTTTGCCAGAAATAGATTCTTTTACAGCCTTCTCTGATAGGTGTTGTCTTTCTTCAAGCTTGCCACTGATGACCTGGACTTCCCTTGTGAGAGACTCTACCCTGCTTAAAAGTTCTGACTGCCCTCTACCCATGGCTTTCTGGGCATCTTCGAAGGATTGAACCTTATTGTTTGTTTCTTTAGCCTTTGCGATTTCAGACCGTAAATCACTTACTTCCCACTGCACCCTTCCTACATCTTCCGTGGTAGCACAGCCAGCAAATAGGGCAAAAGTAAGAAGTAAGAAATAAAAAGTGAAAAGTTTATAGCTTCCCATCTCCCATCCTCCATTTATCCCAAATTATACATTAAGAAAACCACAAAGATAATAAAAACCACTGAGGCACAGAGACACAGAGTTTTTTAAACCTATTTTTATTTTTTATCATTTCTCAGTGCCTCCGTGTCTCTGTGGTTAACGCATTTTTTGAGTTAATTATTTAGCGATAACAGTATGTGCCCTCCTGTTACGCTGCCAGCAATCCTCGTTGCGCCCGTTACAAGCAGGCTTCTCCTCACCATAGCTTATAGTAGCAATCCTGTTTGGAGCAACACCCAGGGATATGAGATGGTCTTTTGTGGCCTTTGCTCTTTTCTCTCCAAGTGCGAGGTTGTATTCATTTGTTCCACGCTCATCACAGTGGCCTTCGATGAGGATGTTTGCTTTTTTATTTTT includes these proteins:
- the ybgF gene encoding tol-pal system protein YbgF: MGSYKLFTFYFLLLTFALFAGCATTEDVGRVQWEVSDLRSEIAKAKETNNKVQSFEDAQKAMGRGQSELLSRVESLTREVQVISGKLEERQHLSEKAVKESISGKDVIIAQLKDLETKVKELKERLTVLEAAEKERKEVAAKKTQEAKEQKTAKKEPKDLYLEAYDTYKKGKTKEARERFESLIKEHPKNEYSSKAQFWIGESYYKDKNYESAILAYEDYLRENPKDEKTPEALLRQGYSFYAIGDAKTGKVILEKLIEKFPNSSEAKMAKKKLGETTKKKR